In one window of Bizionia sp. M204 DNA:
- a CDS encoding ATP-binding protein, whose product MKTYKTYLNWSTGKDSALALYYLLQDERYSVEQFITTVNTAFNRVSMHGIRIALLENQVAALGMPLWQIKLPEQPSMDDYNKIMTEATTKLKKDGYSYAAFGDILLEDLKQYREDQLGSQGMKTVFPLWQRNTKQLMQEFLDLGFKAVIVCADANYFTEDFVGRTLDEI is encoded by the coding sequence ATGAAAACTTACAAAACCTACCTTAACTGGAGTACAGGAAAAGACTCGGCGCTGGCACTTTACTATTTATTACAAGATGAACGTTATAGTGTTGAACAGTTTATTACTACGGTAAACACGGCTTTTAATCGTGTTTCTATGCATGGTATTAGGATTGCCTTATTGGAAAATCAAGTTGCTGCTTTAGGTATGCCCCTTTGGCAAATTAAACTTCCAGAACAACCAAGCATGGACGATTATAACAAAATTATGACCGAAGCGACAACGAAACTTAAAAAAGACGGTTATAGTTATGCTGCTTTTGGCGATATTTTATTAGAAGATTTAAAACAGTACCGTGAGGATCAACTAGGGAGTCAAGGTATGAAAACGGTGTTTCCACTTTGGCAAAGAAATACCAAGCAATTAATGCAAGAATTTCTAGATTTAGGTTTTAAGGCTGTAATAGTTTGTGCCGATGCTAATTATTTTACGGAAGATTTTGTGGGCAGAACGCTAGATGAAATTTAA